The Streptomyces puniciscabiei genome contains a region encoding:
- a CDS encoding SpoIIE family protein phosphatase/ATP-binding protein, translated as MVRLSGRSATRPPRPSEPPRVSEGPRPQGPGGSGGAPGALRSAVTGRSVAGQVFLLQVVIVLLLIVAAVVAQVLQVRRDSDLEAKNRSLSVAQSFANAPGTAAALRSAHPTAILQPKAEAVRKATGVDFVVVMNTDGIRYTHPNPDRIGKKFVGTIAPAVAGGTVVEHVNGTIGPLVQIVVPVKDASGKVVGLVSSGITTAHVGGAANQQLPLLLVAAAAALALALGGTALVSRRLLRQTHGLGPYEMTRMYEHHDAVLHAVREGVLIVGDGGRLLLANDEAHRLLDLPEDAERRSVLELGLDDETAALLASGRVATDEVHLVKDRLLAINQRPTDVRGGPAGSVTTLRDSTELRALSGRAEVARERLNMLYDAGVGIGTSLDVTRTAEELAGLAVPRFADYATVDLFDAVLHGEEPKPGTALRRAACAGIREDTPLYPVDERIRFVATSPQARSLTTGQSVLVPRLREAPGWRAQNHERTDRVLDYGIHSLITVPLRAGSLVLGVANFWRSEKPQPFDSEELALAEELVARAAVSIDNARRYTREHSMAVTLQRSLLPRSLPEQGALEIAYRYLPAQAGVGGDWFDVLPLSGARVALVVGDVVGHGLHAAATMGRLRTAVHNFSALDLPPDELLGLLDELVGRIDQDETAADGSAAIAGATCLYAVYDPVARRCSVARAGHPPPAVVRPDGGVEFPEVPAGPPLGLGGLPFETAELELAEGSRLVLYTDGLVEDRERDIDVGLELLSDALSGTPGGSPEETCRAVLDRLPARPSDDVALIVARTRVLGGDRVAEWQVPSDPAAVSEVRSAVTRRLADWGLEELDFTTELVLSELVTNAIRYGRGPIGVRLLRERTLICEVSDRSTTSPHLRYAATTDEGGRGLFLVAQLAERWGTRYTANGKIIWAEQLLP; from the coding sequence ATGGTGCGACTGTCCGGCCGGAGCGCGACCCGGCCGCCCCGTCCTTCCGAGCCCCCGCGCGTCTCGGAGGGCCCGCGGCCGCAGGGCCCGGGCGGGAGCGGCGGCGCGCCCGGGGCGCTGCGGTCGGCGGTGACCGGGCGCAGCGTCGCCGGACAGGTGTTCCTGCTCCAAGTGGTGATCGTGCTGCTGCTGATCGTGGCGGCGGTGGTGGCGCAGGTGCTCCAGGTGCGGCGCGACAGCGACCTGGAGGCAAAGAACCGTTCCCTCTCCGTCGCCCAGTCGTTCGCGAACGCGCCGGGCACGGCGGCCGCGCTGCGCTCCGCGCACCCGACGGCCATCCTCCAGCCGAAGGCCGAGGCCGTGCGCAAGGCGACCGGCGTGGACTTCGTCGTCGTGATGAACACCGACGGCATCCGCTACACGCACCCCAACCCCGACCGCATCGGCAAGAAGTTCGTCGGCACGATCGCCCCGGCGGTGGCCGGCGGCACGGTCGTCGAGCACGTCAACGGCACCATAGGGCCGCTGGTGCAGATCGTGGTGCCGGTGAAGGACGCCTCCGGCAAGGTCGTGGGCCTGGTGTCGTCCGGGATCACCACGGCGCACGTGGGCGGGGCGGCCAATCAGCAACTGCCCCTGCTGCTCGTGGCGGCAGCGGCGGCGCTCGCACTGGCCCTCGGGGGCACGGCCCTGGTCAGCAGACGGCTGCTGCGCCAGACCCACGGCCTGGGCCCGTACGAGATGACCCGGATGTACGAGCACCACGACGCGGTGCTGCACGCGGTCCGGGAGGGCGTGCTGATCGTCGGCGACGGCGGCCGGCTGCTGCTCGCCAACGACGAGGCGCACCGGCTGCTGGACCTGCCGGAGGACGCCGAGCGGCGCAGCGTGCTGGAGCTGGGGCTGGACGACGAGACGGCGGCGCTGCTGGCCTCGGGCCGGGTGGCCACCGACGAGGTGCACCTGGTCAAGGACCGGCTGCTGGCGATCAACCAGCGGCCCACCGATGTGCGCGGCGGCCCGGCCGGCAGTGTCACCACGCTGCGCGACTCCACCGAGCTGCGCGCCCTGTCGGGCCGGGCGGAGGTGGCGCGCGAGCGGCTGAACATGCTGTACGACGCCGGGGTGGGCATCGGCACCAGCCTGGATGTGACCCGTACCGCCGAGGAACTGGCCGGCCTGGCGGTGCCCCGGTTCGCGGACTACGCGACCGTGGACCTGTTCGACGCGGTCCTGCACGGCGAGGAGCCCAAGCCGGGCACGGCGCTGCGCCGCGCCGCCTGTGCCGGCATCCGCGAGGACACCCCGCTGTATCCGGTGGACGAGCGGATCCGGTTCGTGGCGACCTCGCCGCAGGCGCGCAGCCTGACCACCGGGCAGTCGGTCCTGGTGCCCCGGCTGCGCGAGGCGCCCGGCTGGCGCGCGCAGAACCACGAGCGCACCGACCGGGTGCTGGACTACGGCATCCACTCGCTGATCACCGTGCCGCTCCGGGCGGGCAGCCTGGTGCTGGGCGTGGCGAATTTCTGGCGTTCGGAGAAGCCGCAGCCGTTCGACTCCGAGGAGCTGGCGCTCGCCGAGGAGCTGGTCGCTCGGGCGGCGGTGTCCATCGACAACGCCCGCCGGTACACCCGCGAGCACAGCATGGCGGTCACCCTCCAGCGCAGTCTGCTGCCGCGCTCGCTGCCGGAGCAGGGCGCGCTGGAGATCGCCTACCGGTATCTGCCGGCGCAGGCCGGGGTGGGCGGGGACTGGTTCGACGTGCTGCCGCTGTCCGGTGCCCGGGTGGCGCTGGTGGTGGGGGACGTGGTGGGACACGGGCTGCACGCGGCGGCCACCATGGGCCGGCTGCGCACGGCGGTGCACAACTTCTCCGCGCTGGACCTGCCGCCCGACGAACTCCTCGGTCTGCTGGACGAGTTGGTCGGCCGGATCGACCAGGACGAGACCGCGGCGGACGGCTCCGCGGCGATCGCCGGCGCGACCTGTCTGTACGCGGTGTACGACCCGGTGGCACGGCGCTGCAGTGTGGCCCGGGCCGGTCATCCGCCGCCCGCGGTGGTGCGCCCCGACGGCGGGGTGGAGTTCCCGGAGGTGCCGGCCGGGCCGCCGCTGGGTCTGGGCGGGCTGCCGTTCGAGACGGCCGAGCTGGAGCTGGCGGAGGGCAGCCGGCTGGTGCTGTACACCGACGGGCTGGTGGAGGACCGTGAACGGGACATCGACGTCGGTCTGGAGCTGCTGAGCGACGCGCTGAGCGGCACGCCGGGCGGCTCGCCGGAGGAGACCTGCCGCGCCGTGCTGGACCGGCTGCCGGCCCGGCCGAGCGACGACGTCGCGCTGATCGTCGCCCGGACCCGGGTGCTGGGCGGCGACCGGGTCGCCGAGTGGCAGGTGCCGTCGGACCCCGCGGCGGTGTCCGAGGTGCGGTCCGCGGTGACCCGCCGGCTCGCCGACTGGGGCCTGGAGGAGCTGGACTTCACGACGGAGCTGGTCCTGAGCGAGCTGGTCACCAACGCCATCCGCTACGGCCGCGGCCCCATCGGAGTACGGCTGCTGCGCGAGCGCACGCTGATCTGCGAGGTGTCCGACCGCAGCACGACCTCCCCGCACCTGCGGTACGCGGCGACCACCGACGAGGGCGGCCGTGGCCTGTTCCTGGTCGCCCAGCTCGCCGAGCGCTGGGGCACCCGCTACACCGCCAACGGCAAGATCATCTGGGCGGAACAGCTACTGCCGTGA
- a CDS encoding SpoIIE family protein phosphatase encodes MTGSGGEQAVRTRARLAALLADTSTGALGAAGGRVAAVYLRSGTPGLLRLAALAGLPGPLFRPWWRMHVDRPFPVADAYRLGVPVVLANATETVRRYPQFAASLPFPFGSVHVPVPGGSEPLGVLMVLRPAVTDTAEELLDRELLDRLAEGLGAELLGLADGDPGAVIWDGEPLCVRPPANRPAQAVMARFGWNPETSVVRADDRLHTLLGLPPGDFEGTDTALADALTPHDAHLVLAALRDAAAGKPPAAPLSLRARDGTPRLLDVWPTAGDGPVEQVAGVVVAPGPAVFADGAADLLPQGVFCLDRLGLIVYVNEAAARLAGRDREWLLGRPLWEAMPWLTGAPYDDQLRGALLSPGPVHFHVRRPAGGRGETGAGDWLAVSVHCGEDLLCCTLVPAGRVDAPVAPAVEEHVLEDVVAAGGPMTPLYRPIALAIALTDAVTARQVSAVVVQELLPAFGGGCLAIYLLQERHLYLAWESGFPRGFLNQFEGVGLDARLPGVECLTTGRPLFFESMEQMAAAYPGMPLDADEGARAFLPLIASGRPVGSCILGFDRPRGFSTEERAVLTALAGLIAHAMERAQRYDSEAALARGLQQALLPRRLSAHPQVETAGRYLPGTQGMDVGGDWYDVVEAGDGLALVIGDVQGHGVQAAATMGQLRSAVRAFALGDRPPDEVLSGTNHLLIDLDPGQFASCCYLRLDPATGRARIARAGHPPPLLRSPDGRTRLVDVPGGVVLGVDPRARYPVAELLLEPDAILALYTDGLVERPGADIDEGIETLRLALSKAGGAAGRRGGRSLAGVADRLTATARHATDRPDDVALLLAARRSVPVHRR; translated from the coding sequence ATGACTGGGAGCGGTGGGGAGCAGGCGGTCCGTACGCGGGCCCGGCTGGCCGCGCTGCTGGCCGACACCTCGACCGGCGCGCTCGGTGCGGCCGGTGGGCGGGTGGCGGCCGTGTATCTGCGCTCCGGCACGCCGGGCCTGCTGCGCCTCGCGGCGCTCGCGGGGCTGCCCGGGCCACTGTTCCGGCCCTGGTGGCGCATGCACGTCGACCGCCCCTTCCCCGTCGCCGACGCCTACCGCCTCGGTGTACCCGTGGTGCTGGCGAACGCCACCGAGACGGTGCGCCGGTATCCGCAGTTCGCGGCGAGCCTGCCCTTCCCGTTCGGTTCGGTGCACGTGCCGGTGCCGGGCGGGAGCGAGCCGCTGGGGGTACTGATGGTGCTGCGCCCGGCGGTGACGGACACCGCGGAGGAGCTGCTGGACCGGGAGCTGCTCGACAGGCTCGCCGAAGGCCTGGGCGCCGAGCTGCTCGGACTGGCCGACGGCGACCCGGGCGCGGTGATCTGGGACGGTGAGCCACTGTGCGTACGGCCGCCCGCGAACCGGCCCGCGCAGGCCGTCATGGCCCGGTTCGGCTGGAATCCCGAGACCTCGGTGGTGCGCGCGGACGACCGGCTGCACACCCTTCTCGGGCTGCCCCCCGGCGACTTCGAGGGGACCGACACGGCGCTCGCCGACGCGCTGACCCCGCACGACGCGCACCTGGTCCTGGCCGCGCTGCGCGACGCCGCGGCCGGTAAGCCGCCCGCCGCGCCGCTGAGCCTGCGGGCGCGGGACGGCACGCCGCGGCTGCTGGACGTGTGGCCGACCGCCGGGGACGGGCCCGTGGAGCAGGTCGCCGGGGTGGTCGTCGCCCCGGGGCCCGCCGTCTTCGCGGACGGCGCGGCCGACCTGCTGCCGCAGGGCGTGTTCTGCCTGGACCGGCTGGGGCTGATCGTGTACGTCAACGAGGCCGCGGCCCGGCTGGCCGGCCGGGACCGGGAGTGGCTGCTCGGGCGCCCGTTGTGGGAGGCGATGCCGTGGCTGACCGGTGCGCCGTACGACGACCAACTGCGCGGCGCGCTGCTGTCCCCGGGTCCGGTGCACTTCCATGTGCGCCGTCCGGCCGGGGGACGCGGCGAGACAGGTGCGGGCGACTGGCTCGCCGTGTCGGTGCACTGCGGCGAGGACCTGCTGTGCTGCACACTCGTCCCGGCCGGCCGCGTGGACGCCCCGGTCGCGCCGGCCGTCGAGGAGCACGTCCTGGAGGACGTCGTGGCGGCGGGCGGCCCGATGACGCCGCTGTACCGGCCGATCGCCCTGGCCATCGCGCTGACGGACGCGGTGACCGCCCGCCAGGTGTCGGCCGTGGTGGTGCAGGAGCTGCTGCCCGCGTTCGGCGGCGGGTGCCTCGCCATCTACCTGCTCCAGGAACGGCATCTGTATCTCGCCTGGGAGAGCGGCTTCCCGCGGGGGTTCCTCAACCAGTTCGAGGGGGTCGGCCTGGACGCGCGACTGCCGGGCGTGGAGTGCCTGACCACGGGCAGACCGCTGTTCTTCGAGTCGATGGAGCAGATGGCGGCCGCCTACCCGGGCATGCCGCTGGACGCGGACGAGGGCGCCCGCGCCTTCCTGCCACTGATCGCCTCCGGGCGGCCGGTGGGCTCGTGCATCCTCGGCTTCGACCGCCCGCGTGGCTTCAGCACCGAGGAGCGTGCGGTCCTCACCGCGCTCGCCGGGCTGATCGCCCACGCCATGGAGCGGGCCCAGCGCTACGACAGCGAGGCCGCCCTCGCCCGCGGCCTGCAGCAGGCGCTGCTGCCCCGCCGGCTGTCGGCGCATCCGCAGGTGGAGACGGCGGGCCGGTATCTGCCGGGCACCCAGGGCATGGACGTGGGCGGTGACTGGTACGACGTGGTCGAGGCGGGTGACGGACTGGCGCTCGTGATCGGCGATGTGCAGGGGCACGGGGTGCAGGCGGCGGCCACCATGGGGCAGCTGCGCAGTGCCGTACGGGCGTTCGCGCTGGGCGACCGGCCGCCCGACGAGGTGCTGAGCGGCACCAACCACCTGCTGATCGACCTGGACCCCGGTCAGTTCGCCAGCTGCTGCTATCTGCGGCTGGACCCCGCCACCGGCCGGGCCCGGATCGCCCGGGCGGGACATCCGCCACCGCTGCTGCGCTCCCCCGACGGACGGACCCGGCTGGTGGACGTCCCGGGCGGTGTCGTCCTGGGGGTGGATCCGCGGGCCCGGTACCCGGTGGCCGAGCTGCTGCTGGAGCCGGACGCGATCCTCGCTCTGTACACGGACGGGCTGGTGGAGCGGCCGGGCGCGGACATCGACGAGGGCATCGAGACGCTGCGGCTGGCGCTCTCCAAGGCGGGGGGCGCCGCCGGGCGCCGGGGCGGGCGGTCGCTGGCCGGGGTCGCCGACCGGCTCACGGCCACCGCCCGGCACGCCACCGACCGCCCGGACGACGTGGCGCTGCTGCTCGCCGCCCGCCGTTCGGTCCCCGTACACCGCCGGTGA
- a CDS encoding 2-phosphosulfolactate phosphatase, producing MQTEFTGIPGTPKAPDVAVVVDVMRAFTVAAWAFRRGAERIVFARTQQEALDLKARRPGWQAFQDGAPVPGFDLANSPARLRSLDVRGRTIVQKTTAGTAGALAVADAGLLLCASFVVAGATAEVLRRARPERVTFVVTGDDGRAEEDLACAEYIADRVRAADADPAPYLERARRSDAAGRLADGVRRGWTGVHPEDVAMCLEADLFPFAMAAARVDGHLVLRPLHAGSPGLGPAGPARPAG from the coding sequence GTGCAGACCGAGTTCACCGGTATACCCGGTACGCCGAAGGCCCCGGACGTGGCCGTGGTCGTCGATGTCATGCGGGCGTTCACCGTGGCCGCCTGGGCGTTCCGGCGCGGTGCCGAGCGGATCGTCTTCGCCCGTACGCAGCAGGAGGCACTGGACCTGAAGGCCCGTCGCCCGGGCTGGCAGGCCTTCCAGGACGGCGCTCCGGTGCCGGGGTTCGACCTGGCCAACTCGCCCGCGCGGCTGCGTTCCCTGGACGTGCGGGGCCGTACGATCGTGCAGAAGACCACCGCCGGGACGGCCGGGGCGCTCGCCGTGGCGGACGCCGGACTGCTGCTGTGCGCGAGCTTCGTGGTGGCCGGTGCGACCGCCGAGGTGCTTCGCCGGGCCCGGCCGGAGAGGGTGACCTTCGTCGTCACCGGGGACGACGGCCGGGCCGAGGAGGACCTCGCCTGCGCCGAGTACATTGCGGACCGCGTCCGGGCCGCCGACGCGGACCCCGCCCCCTACCTCGAACGGGCCCGGCGCTCCGACGCCGCCGGACGGCTCGCCGACGGCGTGCGGCGCGGCTGGACCGGTGTCCATCCCGAGGACGTGGCGATGTGCCTGGAGGCGGACCTCTTCCCGTTCGCCATGGCGGCCGCCCGGGTGGACGGCCATCTGGTGCTGCGCCCGCTGCACGCCGGGAGCCCCGGGCTGGGCCCTGCCGGACCGGCACGACCGGCCGGCTGA